TTGAAGATATTACAAGCACGAGTTACAGTCTTGCTAAGCACGCTCTCAAATGCCGCCGCTTAAAGAAGGATAAGAACACATGGATGGGAGAAGTTGCCTGGCAAGCATGTCGTGCCTCCTTGGCTGGTCGTGGTGCTTATGAAATATTGCGTCTTCGCAATGACATCAAAGAAACCGTTGAATCTGATTTCTGGTTGGTTGGCGTCAAGGGATTATGGAAGTGCTTGAAGAAGGATCGTGAAGCCTTGATCAATATGGATTACGCTGCCTTGGACAAACAAATCGAAatggaaatggaaaaatattaatttttttgtttaattttaaaaaataaatattgtgatAGGTTTCATTTTAGAAATCTCAATTAAAACCCCTTCTTTAATTAGTTTGATTGTATTTTCTTAAGCCAATTAACTTTTTGATCGAATTCAATTAGGcaacaaacaataatattaatgttttCATTATACTAAACCAACAAACGCTCGGGACTCAAATAAACATAAAGCAAACAAAATGCGTGCTGGCTCAGGTGGTTGGGCGCCTTTGTTgatttaattgtatttaatgTTGGCAAATACGTTGCCAACCAGCCAGCGAGAAAACACGAGCagaaccaacaacaacaataaatatcaaaagtttagattatttacaaacaaaacatGTGTGTCTGAGCCATTTTTCGGTAAATGTGCGAACGTGCATGGGCGCTTGTATGCTTAATGTTAacgaaaagtgaaattttgtgcGAAAATGTCCCCCCGTTTAGCTAAACTGATAATATATTGATGGATTTTACGAGCAATTTATGgcctttcaaaaattttacggcCGATGATTCAGTGCGTGCCAGACGATTTTTCGGCAGAGTTTTTCATTAATCTAGCTGCTGCGTGGCTAAGAAGGTGGAAAATGTCGTAAAAATTGTGTTAGTTAAAAGATTTTACGACATTTTTTGtccgtttgatttttttttttcacaaaatgccCTTGATGAAAGGCCCATCTCATCAAAATATCATTAAGGCAGTAATAATCATGAgctccatttttgtcaaaaattgcccATAAAACGTGCTGCATCCATTTTTCTCTCATctcgtcaaattttttttttgaacacacatttttcatgaataaaaaaataataaaaatctacgtcccttcaataaatattatgaaaaaaaaagatacacaCTCACGTGAATGTGTGGTGCGACGACAAACATGAACCTGTAAACATTTTATCATCTTTTGTGGGTAACATTGATGGCAGACTCTCGTGCGTGCTTGTGTGTTATGAGAGTCatgtaccaaaaaaaaaatcgttcgacaaataaactgaaataaaaaaatgtcatcaagATAACACACGTGAGTGTtcgtacatgaaaaaaaatatttatgtttttatgataaatgttTGGAATTGGatttaaatgatgatttttattattgtttattgttatttatcgatgatttttttttggcgtcGTGTCATTTTAAATATGGCGCGGGGCCAATATGTCAAAGTCTTgtcaaaaagttaataaaaaacctTTATTTAATGGGATGAATCGCAAATATGCAAAACtgagaaaattcaataatattaaaatattatcaaaatatttaaaatttttgttcaaataattatttaaaatttaaattatttaacaattcatagagttctattaaaaaaaaatattttattttaaaaaaaaaatccgatttattaaaaaatcgaaattactttccctgaaaaatgaaaaaaaaaatttttaaaaataaattaatatttgaaaaatataaattaagccaatacagaaatttttatttatttatttatttaaatagataaaattataaaaaatttaaataaaaaaaaataaaaataattaaaaataatttttgtgcagaaaaaaaattatttgagagcaattttttgtcaataaaaaaaaatttttgcatatattttacaaaaaaatataaatttcaaggctttcttatttcttatttttttttaatttttgctttgaatttaCTTCTTATGAGTAAGTTAGGTATAAAAACCTTAAagaataagaatttttgaaaaacttttaatttagccttgcaaatttttaactcatatgtgcgatttatcacatTAACTCTTCATTTATATCGCAAATCAATCCAagccaataaaaataaaacgcacGTTTCTAGGCTAATCtaagatttattttcttatcggTGGAATTTGCAAAGGAATATCCCAATTATTATCGATAAACGATAAgatttcaagtttaaattcaaaacaaattgcgttgattttgatacaaaattaatttattaccgTTTATTACTCTAAAAGTTCATCGTCGATGATTTGCATGAGTTCCTTATAATTCATTTGTTTTGCTTTCTCGATGTGACTCGTcaaacaagtttttaattgCAACAAACTTTGCACCCAGAAATCTTCTTGAACGGCCTTTTCTACTTTGGGCTTCAGTCTTGCGACTTGATACAAAGCCTTTGCTCCTACAGAAGCTCCACATGCCTTCCATTGAATTTCTTCCCATTTTGACATGTCTTCGTGCCACATTCGACGACACTTGACGACATTTTTGATGAGATCAACGGAAGTTGTGAGAAGATCTTTGCCGAGTTCATAAGTTGGACCAAATTCGTTTAAACCGTGTTCTTTAATGGATTTACCGAGATCCTAacgacacattttttaaataaaaaattaatttaaaaaaaattaaaaacttacaactAAACAAGAGACAGAAACTCGTGTTTCATCTTCGACTGAATTTCGGAGGGAAACGTCCTTTGCAGGTAACACTGTAGCTTGCGTTGCCACCAAAATGGCAAATAATACTAAAATAGTTTTCATTTTGCGGTTCGATGGGGAATGTCCAACTCCATTCTTGAACAATagctttatatttataaatttttgcttatctttgatttaattgataattttttagcaaatcaTTGATAAGAAAATATCCAACACAGAAACTCCTAAAATAGATTTATGTgacttttcaacttttgtctcTTCATGGCAAAATCTGAGTGCAACTGTTATCAAGTACTATTAAAATCCCctaatttacatatttatgaTGCATAACACAGACAACAATTCTTTCGCTTTTGTCTGGATGAATTGCATGGATCGTTACCATTTTCTCTCAACAACTTTTcaacaaatgaaaaagaaatgaTTTTCGTAAAAAGCAGCActtaaatgttattaaaaacgtgaattgaaagtttttttttaaaacaaatcacTTAaccgcattttaattttttcaagataatttttttttttaatttttaatgagttttttcatattttttaaaaaaattccctgagttttttttaagactttgaaatttgtcaagtttttcatccaaaagattaattttttaaaattttaaattcgctttctgctaattcatacatgatgtcaaatatttgacattCTTTTATAATTTGCCAACACGCTAATTCATACttcaaaatgaagaaattgaattagcaaatggcAATAAGACACGACATACGGACAAACGGACACGACAccgtattttttcaaaattaatgcgattcaaaaaaaaacttctctaAAATATTACTTTGTTGATGTAAACTGAATGGCATGAATGACGAAAGGCACAACAAAAGGCCAGTCACcgcaatttaaaacaatttgaccaattttcacggcggcaacaacaacaaggcgcagacaattttttatgtgtttttttttacaattgtgGTCATTTAAACTGTTATTACCGCCTGGCACTGCATCATTTCCCCGCATGGAGCTTTAAAAGTCATTAATAATAGTTATACGTATGCCATGTGATGCGTCTATGTGTGTCAGGCATAGAATCAGAGCTGCTAGATGAAAGGAAGAAGAGTCCCACTTAATTAAGCTCACTCACCTAAATAAATGTTGTCAAAAAAGGGGGATTAAAAACacaattcatttcattttgtgtCTCGTTTTTCCACTCGCAATCATGCGTTAGACGATGTCCGAGACTTTTTCgagccaaaataaaaaaaaaatattaaataaaaagcgagaagagagaaacaaaaaagggGAACTCGCCAAATTGCCTTAACAAAGTGCCGAACGAAAAATGCAGGCTGAAACAAAGCAAACGTGTgaacaaggaaaaaatttgcgaaacgatagactacgacgacgacgaatgttGTCGAATTATCAACTCAAGCACGGCATCAAGCTCAAGCGAAGCGTCACAAATGCATTTTGATGCATAAAACGATGCAAATTACTGCTGAAACTGGGCCACGAATCTAATTTCCCGTAATAGGCTTTGAACGCAGTCATCTGATCAAACTATTTCAATTATTGCTGCTAAATTGCAACTAAATGGACTCATAACGGAATCAATTTActttgatggaattttttgtgtgtggacagttttttttctataatatcATTTACTTTAATATCCAAGGAaggcataaaatttcaattttattgtaaattgagtttttttttcgattttgaaaattttaaactcaatttgtgaatattgaaaaaaactttttgccaGCTgccttttaaatatatttcgaATGAAATGACAATCATTCAAATCTCATTATGTGAAGCTTACTTTGACCATTACTTAAGTCCTCTTGAGCAGAGGAAAATTCTACTTTTTCCTCTTCAGTAGTAATCGATTATCATTTGTCACTTTGTTTCACACAAAACAATCAATAAAAAGTGCTTGTCCCTTTTTGTGCCTCCTTTCAAAATgtacttaaattatttgtgtCCCCAAAAACATCACACATCCTCAAtcagagaaaaagagaaataagAACACataagacgaagaaaaaaggaaaaatttactaTAAATCCCATTTTCATTATGATTATGGAGATTGATATCCGACGAAAAAATGGTATGTCACTTCGTACGGTGCCAAGAGAATTCAAAGAGGGGAAGAAATAAATGATATTAGATGAAGATCAATACTTTTCTTTCGTGGAACTTGAGACCATCTCGTGTTCACTTGTGATGTAAGGCTCTTATTTagcttttttcaacaaaaaatattgacagggttgaaaaaaattttgagtcaacTGAAACAaaacttaagttaaaaattatttttcaatttatttaatattgattttgaatctcttgattttttaatgattttagacGATGAAGGATGAAGAATCTAAAGAAATGCGAAAcaaaatcggaaaaaattcATCGACATAACTTGGGATCCAATTGGTCTTTTTCAATTGCCGTTAGTTTAATGTTAAGAACTCTTAAACGGCATTCGGAAGACCTGATTTCGATTCCAGGTTGaatttgttcgattttttttttcgcatttgtaCATATTCAGATTTTTTCGTGCCCTCATCGCTTcaagaacattaaaaaaatctaaaaaggtCGTTAATTTAacgtcaatatttaaaaaaaaatatttttaacttaatggTACATTTtctcctttatttatttttatttatttatttattgcaacaaCAGGTTTAAAACCCTTGGCtacattaaaaactaattttcatttggggCGAAAATTGGAGAATCCGCCGGCATAAAAAAcccatcttttcaaaaaacatttattcataGTGTTTCGTCATCCTTCTCAGAGTAAAGGTCCTGCATCCTTCTTGCGACGGCCAACAGAAacataaatacacaaaattaacaaagatCAACATCAGGGCTTCGACAATACATATACAAGTTCAAATTACCTCACTCCTATCACCCGACTTCAaagtttcattgaaaaaattgtgacatgggattttttatgattttctgtTAGTTAGACCTAAAGTAGTCGAATTCAAAATCTCGAAATGAGCTTTTaggatttttgacatttttattgcatttgggTATTTAAAAGTATCTCTTTGACATAACCAATCGAACCAAAAATGCCTAGAAAAACTAAAGCTAATTCCAAAACTTTGAATTGAGGTTTTTTGACTACTTAAggcctaactaacacaaaaccatcaaaaatctcatgtcactttttttcgatgaaatcaTGAAATTAGGTGATGTAAAATGATAATACTTCAATTACATCAAGTTCTTTCATTacttggcttaaatttttaaagttggtACAAAAAGTTGTTTGAGTTTAAACCAAAAGTTTTCTCAGCCCTGAACATTACTtcgaataaatattgaaatgaaaGGTAAGGAAAAAGTTCttcaatattattacaaataagACCACTTTAGCAATAAAATCATGTAGaagcaaaggaaaaaaacacgCATGATGAACGACACGTGTTATTGTGTCTTTTTTGCGTGCTCCACATtcgttttcctttttcttgcaATCAATGAATGAACACACCTTTCCGCCGAACCAAACCAAAGGTACAAAAACATCAGAATTGTTGTGGCTTTATTGctccctttttattattttatttgagcaCTTGATCTGTTTATccgtttttctctctctctctctctctggtGTTTGTCTGCCTTGTATGGCTTCGcactttacttttatttatttgtttggatGTTGATGAAAAAGTGTTTTGTATACATGGAGcagccaacaaaaaaaatgtataactgAATTTTGCCTTAAAGTGTTTGCAAGCGGATGTTCATTTGTGTGTGTCAGTTCAgtgttttcctttttctcgCATGGTTTTGGTCTGATGCAGTTTTTattaacagattttttgtttgtgaatgGCATGAAAAGGATTTATTTTGACGtgatgtgaaaatatttttttgctcgctGCTTTGTTTCGTGCGGTCTCAATGGAGGGATCAAAAGTCTCTTTGATGCTGAAATGTTTAAATCACTTAGTACCAATTTTGACGTCTTTTGAAAAGTAAGGCGTTTGAGAAAGAGATATGAGTGCAAAATACACAACTTGACTCCATtcacttacatttttttactcgGCGTCGCCGatgagaagaaaatatttgtcttaCTTAAGgctatttgtactttttttctgtctgtatatttttttaaaaaatttccgttgagcactttatcttttattttttatgagcaaaaaaaattgtaagtctTTAAAgtcttaaataaacaaatgtaGGACACGGCATTCCCGGATGAGGGAATTTCCATCGTAATTCCTTAaaccaaacaacaaaatttaacaaagggAACGAGAGaatc
The sequence above is drawn from the Culicoides brevitarsis isolate CSIRO-B50_1 chromosome 1, AGI_CSIRO_Cbre_v1, whole genome shotgun sequence genome and encodes:
- the LOC134827159 gene encoding uncharacterized protein LOC134827159; amino-acid sequence: MKLLFVLCATFLVVNAAMEPPKMTFEDAAILEDLPADIDAEELTPEIAEYKSTSWCLVKLAWKLKKAGINGYGPWKELIEDITSTSYSLAKHALKCRRLKKDKNTWMGEVAWQACRASLAGRGAYEILRLRNDIKETVESDFWLVGVKGLWKCLKKDREALINMDYAALDKQIEMEMEKY
- the LOC134827292 gene encoding uncharacterized protein LOC134827292 gives rise to the protein MKTILVLFAILVATQATVLPAKDVSLRNSVEDETRVSVSCLVDLGKSIKEHGLNEFGPTYELGKDLLTTSVDLIKNVVKCRRMWHEDMSKWEEIQWKACGASVGAKALYQVARLKPKVEKAVQEDFWVQSLLQLKTCLTSHIEKAKQMNYKELMQIIDDELLE